TATGCTGAATTTTCAAGAAGTGATTTTAACTTTTCCAGGTCCCTTGTGACTGCCTCTGCGTCCTTGGCAAACAATTGGTCTGATGTGCCCGGCCGCCGATACAGCGTGAAGATTAATTCACTGCCATCATTGTTGATAAATACGCGCATGGGATTATAGATTTTCGCTCCAGACGGCAAAGTGACGTCGTGATCCAGAATGCCGAATTTATTTTTGTCAGCGAATTTAACTTTGACTCTTCCCATCGGGGATTCGGCGATCCAGTCACCCTTGACATTCTTTATGGAACCGCTGAGTCCTGCGGCCCATTTGGGCAGATTCTCAGGATTTGAAACGAATTCGTAAACCTGTTCCGCCGACCGATTGATCGAAACACTGATATGCTGGGATTTAAACGTCATTAAAGTCTCTGTTCATATCTATTTCTCTATCTCTTGTTTGCCAGCTCATACGCTTGCTTTAAAGTTTTTATGTCAATTTTATCCATTTTAAGCATTGCAGCCATGACTCTTTTTGATTTCTCCGGGTCTTTGTCCTGCAACATCTCGACTAATACAACAGGAACGATCTGCCATGACACACCAAATTTATCTTTTAGCCAGCCGCATTGTTGTTTTTCTCCGCCTTCGGAGAGCTTCTCCCAAAACTTGTCTACTTCTTCCTGTGTCTGGCAGTTCACGACAAAAGATATGGCTTGTGAGAAAGTGAATTGCGGGCCGCCGTTAAGTGCTACAAATTCTTGCCCTTCGATTAGGAAACTCGCGGTCATTACCGTACCTTTCGGGCCTGGCCCTTCCTCTCCATATCGAGTAACGCTTATAATCTTTGAATTTTTAAAAATTGAAATATAAAATTTCATCGCCTCTTCGGCTTTGCCGTCGAACCACAAGAATGGGGTAATTTTTTGCATATGTATCTCCTTTCAGTTTTCTTGCTTTAAATTGTTTCTAGTTTGAAAAATGTTTTGTTCACAATTTTTATTTTTGTCATTTCATTCAAATTTATTCAAATTAAACATTTGTCGGATATACAAACGCAGTTTCTTTTTCTTCTGTCTTTATAGGTCTTACTTCAACACTTGCAGAAGCAACGTACTCAAATTCGGGATTGTTTTTTGCAATGCTAATAGCTTCATTAATGTCATTTGCTAAAATATGGTAATATCCTACCTGGACATCTTTGCCTATTACAATAATATTTTCTTTCCACTCCTTATTTGTCCTGGTAATAATAACCCCTTCAAGTATGAGTGGTTGTGCGGCTATCAATTTATTTTGACTTTTTAAAATGTCAATATATATCTCACATTTTTTAATGAACGCCAGGTGTTCTTCAGCAGACAATGATGCTTTTGCTTCACCATCATTTCGTATAAGCAGCATAAATTCTTTCATATTTTCATTTTATCCTTTTGTTAATTCTTTCGCAAGAAGTTCGTTGAGACGATCATATGAATATTTGACGCCTCTTTCCATGCCAGATTCTCAATCCATGCTAAATCCTCTCATCGCTTTCAGGCATGTCCGTATTTAAGCAAGACGATTCCATTTTTAAATGCTCTTGCTCCGAGAAGCTTCAGGTTCATCTTTTTAACGTCTTTGAATAAGCATTTGCCAGCGCCTAAAATAACGGGGACGATCACAAGTTGGTATTCATCGATGAGACCGTGGTTTGCAAACTGTTGCACGATAGTACCGCTACCCAATATTGTGAAATCTTCGCCCTCCTGCTCTTTCAGCTTGATAATTTCTTCCGGCTTTATTTCATGAAAGAGCTTGATGTTTTTCCAATTGTGCCCTTCTTCCACATTCTGCAGCGTTTTTGAAAAAACTATCTTCGGGCTATTGTTCACAACCCGAGCCATACCCGGATCGTTCTTGATCGCATCCGGGGTGGGCCAGTAGCTTTTCATCATCTCATAGGTCGTATGGCCAAAAATCAGCGTATTGCCTGATTTGGCCGCCTGCTCATGGGTATACGAATCGTATTCATCATCTTTTTTAATTGCCTTGAACCAATCTATCTCACCGTGTGGTCCGGCAAAGAAGCCGTCGACTGTCACGTGATTAAATACGCTTATTTTTCTCATATTGCTTACCTCACGTACTCTGTGGTTGATAGGTAAGAATCACAACACCAGAACTTGTTGTCTTGCTGTCTACCAGTTTCAATTTTATGGGACCAACCCCGTTTTCAAACAGGCGCTTTCCACTGCCCAAAACGAGGGGATGGATCATAAGAACATATTCGTCAACTATCCCAGCCTTCATCAGGGACTGCACCAGCTTCCCGCTGCCTGGGACGTACAGAAACCCAGAACCAGGTTGCTGCTTCAGTTTGGCGACCTCTTCCTCGACATTCTTCTTGATCAGCATTGAATTGTTCCACTCTACCTTATCCAGGGTCGTAGATACCACATATTTGGGTATGCTATTCAGTTTATGGCCTATTGGGTCATCTTCAGGCGCATTGGGCCAGTACGCGGCAAAGATCTGATAGGTCACCCGACCAAGGAGCAAAGCATCTGCAGCCGCTATCAGCTCACCTATAATTTTTCCCTTTTCAGCGTCGAAGTATGGCATTTGCCAGCCGCCGTACTTGAACCCTCTTTCCGTATCCTCCCAAGGATAACTCGGCGCCTGCATGATACCATCCAAAGTCAGAAAATCTCCTACAACTAATTTTTTCATGTCCTTTATCGCCCCTCGTATGCCTGTTTTAAAGTTTTTATATCAATCTTTTTCATCTTGAGCATCGCCTGCATTACGCGATCGGCTTTCTCTCGATCGGGGTCATTGAGCAAGCGTGGCAGGGTAGTAGGAATAATTTGCCAGGAAAAACCGTATTTGTCTTGAAGCCAGCCGCACTGCTGGGCCTTCGGATCGCCGCCCTCACTGAGCTTATTCCAATAATAGTCAACTTCTTCTTGCTTTTCGCATTCTACATAGAAGGATACGGCGCCAGATGGCTTAAAGAACTGACCACCGTCGAGGGCCATAAACCTTTGCCCCTCCACTTCAAACACAGCGGTGAGGACTTTTCCCTCCATGCCTTTCATCGGTCCAACCAAAGGCCCCTCGGGATAGCGTTTTTATCAAACCATAAGAAGGGAGTTATTTTTTGCTTGAAGGTAGCCATAATTTTACTCCTTTAGCGCAAACGATCCCGTCTTTAGGTCTCCGGCGGGTTCATAGGTAGCTATGATCACACCGGTAGTAGAAGTTTTGCTATCAATCAGCTTGAGATTAACCGGTTGCGTTCCCTCACCAAACAGCCGCTTGCCCTTCCCTATAGTAACCGGGAAAATCCATAACCGAAACTCATCGATAAGATCATGTTTAAGCAATGTTTGAATAAGATTGCCGCTACCGTGCACCTGGAGTTCGGGCCCTTTTTGCTCCTTGAGATTTCTGATTGCCTGCGCCACGTTTCCCCTTACCAGTGTGGAATTATTCCAGGTCACTTCTCCAAGGGTTCTGGAGACAACATACTTCTTGACGCTGTTCAATTTGTCGGCAACCGGGTCATCTTTAACGTATGGCCAGTGCGCAGCAAAGATTTCATATGTCTTCCTGCCCAATAATAACTCAGAAGGCTTTGCCATAGATTCGCCCATTACTTGCCCCATCATGTCATCCCAGTAATTGACCGTCCATCCGCCGTAGGTAAAACCGCCGGTCGGATCTTCCTCCGGTCCCCCGGGTGCTTGCATAACGCCATCAAGCGTTACAAATGTGCTTACAATAAGTTTTCTCATAATGTTTTCTCCTTTTAATCATTTCAGGCTTTCAGCAAGCTTGTCGAAGGATTCGTTCCAGCCAACTTCCGTCAAATCGCTCATCTGGCCCTCAGGGATGCCGACATGTCTCAAAGTCATCCTTGTTTTGCCATCATGTTCTTCGAATGTCAAAGTCACCTGCAATTCTAACGGGAAGTCTGCGCTCAAACCGTAGTAGGTGGCCGGGACCACATTGCCTTTCTCATCTGCAAAGCTATCGGTGCAGACGATACGCTCTGGCTCAACTATTTCGCGATAGAAACCAGTGCTCCAAAAATCCTGTCCCTCGGGCGATCGCATGCAAAAGAGATAGGCTCCACCCACGCGGAAATCGATTTTGCAGAAAGGTGACATAAAGTTTTTTGGCCCCCACCAGCGCTTCACGCGTTCGGGATCTGTCCACGCCTTCCACACAAGCTCACGCGGTGCGTCAAAAATTCGCGTTATGGCGATCTCCCGCTCCTTAGTCCTCTTTATGGCGTTGCTTTTTGCTTTTTTTTCGGTCATATCTATTCCCCCTTGGTTGTTCTAACGAATCAAGTCCCTTGCCCCCCGCTGACTCCCGGCGGTGAACAAAGAAAAACCCGCCCGGCAGCCACTCGTGGCT
The genomic region above belongs to Candidatus Methanoperedens sp. and contains:
- a CDS encoding SRPBCC domain-containing protein; the protein is MTEKKAKSNAIKRTKEREIAITRIFDAPRELVWKAWTDPERVKRWWGPKNFMSPFCKIDFRVGGAYLFCMRSPEGQDFWSTGFYREIVEPERIVCTDSFADEKGNVVPATYYGLSADFPLELQVTLTFEEHDGKTRMTLRHVGIPEGQMSDLTEVGWNESFDKLAESLK
- a CDS encoding dihydrofolate reductase family protein, with amino-acid sequence MRKISVFNHVTVDGFFAGPHGEIDWFKAIKKDDEYDSYTHEQAAKSGNTLIFGHTTYEMMKSYWPTPDAIKNDPGMARVVNNSPKIVFSKTLQNVEEGHNWKNIKLFHEIKPEEIIKLKEQEGEDFTILGSGTIVQQFANHGLIDEYQLVIVPVILGAGKCLFKDVKKMNLKLLGARAFKNGIVLLKYGHA
- a CDS encoding dihydrofolate reductase family protein — its product is MKKLVVGDFLTLDGIMQAPSYPWEDTERGFKYGGWQMPYFDAEKGKIIGELIAAADALLLGRVTYQIFAAYWPNAPEDDPIGHKLNSIPKYVVSTTLDKVEWNNSMLIKKNVEEEVAKLKQQPGSGFLYVPGSGKLVQSLMKAGIVDEYVLMIHPLVLGSGKRLFENGVGPIKLKLVDSKTTSSGVVILTYQPQST
- a CDS encoding VOC family protein; this translates as MQKITPFLWFDGKAEEAMKFYISIFKNSKIISVTRYGEEGPGPKGTVMTASFLIEGQEFVALNGGPQFTFSQAISFVVNCQTQEEVDKFWEKLSEGGEKQQCGWLKDKFGVSWQIVPVVLVEMLQDKDPEKSKRVMAAMLKMDKIDIKTLKQAYELANKR
- a CDS encoding VOC family protein, translating into MKGMEGKVLTAVFEVEGQRFMALDGGQFFKPSGAVSFYVECEKQEEVDYYWNKLSEGGDPKAQQCGWLQDKYGFSWQIIPTTLPRLLNDPDREKADRVMQAMLKMKKIDIKTLKQAYEGR
- a CDS encoding dihydrofolate reductase family protein, with translation MRKLIVSTFVTLDGVMQAPGGPEEDPTGGFTYGGWTVNYWDDMMGQVMGESMAKPSELLLGRKTYEIFAAHWPYVKDDPVADKLNSVKKYVVSRTLGEVTWNNSTLVRGNVAQAIRNLKEQKGPELQVHGSGNLIQTLLKHDLIDEFRLWIFPVTIGKGKRLFGEGTQPVNLKLIDSKTSTTGVIIATYEPAGDLKTGSFALKE
- a CDS encoding SRPBCC family protein; this encodes MTFKSQHISVSINRSAEQVYEFVSNPENLPKWAAGLSGSIKNVKGDWIAESPMGRVKVKFADKNKFGILDHDVTLPSGAKIYNPMRVFINNDGSELIFTLYRRPGTSDQLFAKDAEAVTRDLEKLKSLLENSAYQ